From Triticum urartu cultivar G1812 chromosome 2, Tu2.1, whole genome shotgun sequence, a single genomic window includes:
- the LOC125541411 gene encoding aspartic proteinase nepenthesin-1-like: protein MASLAVLLLILSAARASNAAAVRVGLTRVHSNPDVSATEFVRGALRRDMHRHARFARELASSGGRTVAAPTRKDLPNGGEYIMTLSIGTPPLSYPAIADTGSDLIWTQCAPCGSQCFKQAGQLYNPSSSTTFGVLPCDSSVSMCAALAGPSPPPGCSCMYNQTYGTGWTAGIQSVETFTFGSTPADQTRVPGIAFGCSNASSDDWNGSAGLVGLGRGSMSLVSQLGAGMFSYCLTPFQDANSTSTLLLGPSAALNATGVRTTPFVASPSKAPMSTYYYLNLTGISIGTTALAIHPNAFALRADGTGGLIIDSGTTITSLVDAAYQQVRAAIESLVTLPVADGSDSTGLDLCFALTSETSTPPTMPSMTLHFDGADMVLPVDNYMILGSGVWCLAMRNQTVGAMSTLGNYQQQNVHLLYDIHKETLSFAPAKCSTL, encoded by the coding sequence ATGGCGTCGCTCGCTGTGCTCCTCCTGATCCTTTCTGCAGCTCGGGCCTCCAATGCCGCCGCCGTCCGCGTCGGGCTGACGCGCGTCCACTCCAACCCCGATGTCTCCGCCACCGAGTTCGTGCGTGGCGCCCTGCGCCGGGACATGCATCGGCACGCCCGGTTCGCCCGGGAGCTCGCGTCGTCGGGCGGCCGCACCGTCGCCGCGCCAACCCGGAAGGACCTGCCGAACGGCGGGGAGTACATCATGACGCTGTCCATCGGCACGCCGCCGCTGTCCTACCCTGCCATCGCCGACACGGGCAGCGACCTCATCTGGACGCAGTGCGCGCCCTGCGGCAGCCAGTGCTTCAAGCAGGCCGGGCAGCTGTACAACCCGTCGAGCTCCACCACGTTCGGCGTGCTCCCCTGCGACAGCTCGGTGAGCATGTGCGCCGCGCTGGCCGGGCCGAGCCCGCCGCCTGGCTGCTCCTGCATGTACAACCAGACGTACGGCACGGGGTGGACGGCGGGCATCCAGAGCGTGGAGACGTTCACGTTCGGTTCGACGCCCGCGGACCAGACCCGCGTCCCCGGCATCGCCTTCGGCTGCAGCAACGCCAGCAGCGACGACTGGAACGGCTCAGCCGGCCTCGTCGGGCTGGGCAGGGGAAGCATGTCGCTCGTCTCGCAGCTCGGCGCCGGCATGTTCTCCTACTGCCTCACGCCATTCCAGGACGCCAACAGCACCAGCACGCTCCTCCTCGGGCCGTCGGCGGCGCTCAACGCCACCGGGGTCCGTACGACGCCGTTTGTGGCCAGCCCATCGAAGGCGCCCATGAGCACGTACTACTACCTGAACCTGACGGGCATATCGATCGGCACGACGGCGCTGGCCATCCATCCCAACGCGTTCGCCCTGCGGGCCGACGGCACCGGCGGGCTCATCATCGACTCCGGCACGACGATCACGTCGCTTGTCGACGCGGCATACCAGCAGGTCCGCGCCGCGATTGAGTCCCTAGTGACGCTGCCGGTGGCCGACGGGTCGGACTCCACGGGGCTGGACCTGTGCTTCGCGCTGACGTCCGAGACGTCGACGCCGCCGACCATGCCGAGCATGACGTTGCACTTCGACGGCGCGGACATGGTGCTGCCGGTGGACAACTACATGATCTTGGGGTCCGGGGTGTGGTGCCTGGCAATGCGGAACCAGACCGTTGGCGCGATGAGCACGCTCGGCAACTACCAGCAGCAGAACGTTCACCTACTCTACGACATCCACAAGGAGACGCTGTCGTTCGCTCCCGCCAAATGCAGCACGCTCTGA